GCGAGTGTAAGTGTTCTAAGAACACATTCTTGGGTACTGCCTTCTGAATGGAGCCCATTTTGGCTAGGTCGTCAACCATTTGGTTTATGAGTCGTAGTACATGATGGAGCTCCAGCCCTTCAAAGTGTTTTTCCAGTTTCCGAACGCGTTGAAATAGCCGGTCATCACAGGGCTACGGATATCCCATTCTTTCATGACTTGGTTCACCACTAGATCCGAGTCACCATAAACCATCAGTCGGCGAATTCCCAGAGAAATTTCCATTGACAGCCCATACAGGAGAGCTTCGTACTCGGCTTCGTTGTTGGAGTCGTCGAAGTGAATCTAAAGCACATAACTGAGTCGATCGTCCATAGGAGACACCAAGACCACTCCGACCTCGGAGCCGTGGAGAATCTTGGAGCCATAGAAGAACATCGTCCAGTGTTCAGGAACGCTCGGGGCAGGCTGCTCTTGTTCAATCCATTTGACTAGGAAATCTACCAaggcttgtgacttgatggcttTCTTAGCTTCAAACTTTATGTCCAACTGAaggagctcgatggcccacttagccactcgggccatggctgttggggaacgtagtaatttcaaaaaaaatcctacgcacacacaggatcatggtgatgcatagcaacgagaggggagagtgttgtctacgtaccctcgtagaccgaaagcggaagcgttatatcaacgcggttgatgtagtcgtacgtcttcacgatccgaccaatccaagtaccgaaagcacggcacctccgagttctgcacacgttcggctcggtgacgtcctcaccttctcgatccagcaagaggggcgaagtagtagatgagttccggcagcacgacggcatggtgacggtgttggtgaagaacaatcttcgcagggcttcgcctaagcactacgaaaactatgatggaggataaactagaggagacggggttgccggcacacggcttggtgtttcttgatgtgtcttgggtgctagccctacccctctatttatatgttgagccttggggtcgaaacttggagtaaaagcctccacaaagtcggtttcacccgaaaggcaagagtccttctcggactccagggccagacgccagggttcccagcgtctggacccagacgccagggaccctggcatctagcccctggactccgcaaaacttccttttgcgctttccaaaaacctcgtgggctttcccctttggaccagataaagtgttcttgtgcccaaacatttcCCGAAACAtacggaaccccttccgatggattccggaacccttccggagatcaaacactactatccacatatcaatctttacttccggaccattccggagttcctcgtcatatccgtgatctcatccgaaactgcgaacaacattcggtcaccaacatacataactcatagtactatatcgtcaacgaacgttaagcgagcggaccctacaggttcgagaactatgtagacatgaccgagacacctctctggtcaataaccaaaaGCGAGACCtcgatgcccatattggctcctacatattctacgaagatctttatcggtcagaccgcataacaacatacgttgttccctttgtcatcggtatgttacttgcccgagattcgatcgtcagtatctcaatacctagttcaatctcgttaccggcaagtctctttactcgttccgtaatacatcatcccgcaactaactcattagttgcaatgcttgcaaggcttttagtgatgtgcattaccgagtgggcccagagatacctctccgacaatcggagtgacaaatcctaatctcgaaatacgccaacccaacaagtacctttggagacacctgtagagcacctttattatcactcagttacgttgtgacgtttggtagcacacaaagtgttcctccggtaaacgggagttgcataatctcatagtcataataacatgtataagtcatgaagaaagtaatagcagaatattaaatgatcgagtgctaagctaacggaatgggtcaagtcaatcacatcattctcctaatgatgtgatcccgttaatcaaatgacaactcatgtcaatggctaggaaacataatcatctttgatcaacgagctagtcaagtagaggcatactagtgacactctgtttgtctatgtattcacacaagtattatgtttccggttaatataattctagcatgaataataaacatttatcatgatataaggaaataaataataactttagtattgcctctagggcatatttccttcagtctcccacttgcactagagtcaataatctagttcacatcgccatgtgatttaacatcaatagttcacatctttatgtggttaacacccatagttcacatcgatatgtgaccaacacccaaagggtttactagagtcagtaatctagttcacatcactatgtgattaacacccaaagagtactaaggtgagatcacgttttgcttgtgagataattttagtcaacgggtctgtcacattcagatccgtaagtattttgcaaattctatgtctacaattctctgcatggagctactctagctaatagctcccactttcaatatgtatccagattgagacttagagtcatctagatcagtgtcaaaaacttgcatcaacgtaacccttttacgacgagccttttgtcacctccataatcgagaaacatatccttattccactaaggataattttgaccgctgtacagtgatctactcctagatcactattgtactcccttgccaaactcagtggtagggtatacaatagatctagtacatagcatggcatacattatagaacctatggctgaggcatagggaatgacttttattctctttctatcttctgtcgtggtcgggctttgagtcttactcaatttcacaccttgtaacacaggcaagaactctttctttgattgttccattttgaactatttcaaaatcttgtcaaggtatgtactcattgaaaaaacttatcaagcgtcttgatctatctctatagatcttgatgctcaatatgtaagtagcttcaccgaggtctttctttgaaaaaactcctttcaaacactcctttatgctttgcaaaataattctacattattttcgatcaacaatatgtcattcacatatacttatcagaaatgttgtagtgctcccactcactttcttgtaaatataggcttcaccgcaagtatgtataaaactatatgctttgatcaactcatcaaagcgtatattccaactccgagatgcttgcaccagtccatagatggatcgctggagcttgcacattttgttaacacctttaggatcgacaaaaccttctggttgcatcatatacaactcttttttaagaaatccattaaggaacgtagttttgacatccatttgccagatttcataaaatgtggcaatttgctaacatgattcggacagacttaagcatcgctacgagtgagaaaatctcatcgtagtcaacgcCTTGAACATTGTCAAAAAAACTTTTTttcaacaagtctagctttgtagatagtaacactactatcagcgtccgtcttcctcttgaagatccatttattttctatggcttgccgatcatcgggcaagtcaaccaaagtccacactttgttctcatacatggatctcatctcagatttcatggcctcaagccatttcgcggaatatgggctcatcatcgcttcctcatagttcgtaggttcgtcatggtcaagtaacatgacctccagaataggattaccgtaccactctggtgcggatctcactctggtttacctacgaggttcggtagtaacttgatctgaagttacatgatcatcatcattagcttcctcactaattggtgtaggagtcacaggaatagatttctgtgatgaactactttccaataagggagcaggtacagttacctcatcaagttctactttcctcccactcacttctttcaagagaaactccttctctagaaaggatccattcttagcaacgaatgtcttgcctttggatctgtgatagaaggtgtacccaacattttcttttgggtatcctatgaaaacgcagttctccgatttgggtttgagcttatcaggttgaaactttttcgcATAAGCATCgtatccccaaactttaagaaacgacagcttaggtttcttgctaaaccatagctcatacggtgtcgtctcgacggattagacggtgccctatttaatgtgaatgcagctgtctttaatgcataaccctagaacgatagtggtaaatcggtaagagacatcatagattgcactatatccaataaagtacgattatgacgttcggacacaccattatgctgtggtgttccaggtggcatgaatttgtgaaactattccacattgttttaattcaaGGCCAAACTAGTAACTCAAATATCCGTCTCTGCGATCAAATCGCagaaaaacttttattttcttgttacaatgattctccacttcactctgaaattctttgaacttttcaactgtttcagtttcattaagtagatatacccatatttgctcaaatcatctgtgaaggttaggaaataacgatacctgccgcgagcctcaacactcatcggaccgcatacatcggtatgtattatttccaataagtcagtagctcgctgcattgttccggagaacggagtcttagtcatcttgcccatgaggcatggttcgcaagcatcaactaattaataatcaagtgattccaaaagcccatcagcatggattttcttcatgcgctttacaccaatatgacctaaacggcagtgccacaaataagttgcactatcattattaactttgcatcttttggcttcaatgttatgaatatgtttatcactacaatcgagatccaacaaaccattttcattgggtgtatgaccatagaaggttttattcatgtaaacagaataacaattattctctaacttaaatgaataactgtattgcaataaacatgatcaaatcctatccatgctcaacgcaaacaccatataacacttatttaggttcaacactaatcccgaaagtatagggagtgtgcgatgatgatcagatcaatcttggaactacttccaacacacatcgtcacttcgcccttaactagtttctgttcattctgcaactcccgtttcgagtcactaatcttagcaactgaactagtatcaaatactaaggggttgctataaaccctagtaaagtacatatcaataacatgtatatcaaatatacctttgttcactatgccatccttcttatccgccaagtatctagggaagttccacttctagtgaccagtccctttgcagtagaaccacttagtctcaggcttaggtccagacttgggcttcttcacttgagcagcaactcgcttgccgttcttcttgaagttccccttcctccctttgcccttttcttgaaactagtggtcttgtcaaccatcaacacttgatgtttttcttgatttctaccttcgtcgatttcagcatcacgaagagcttgggaatcctTTCCGTTATCCCTTACATATTATAGtccatcacaaagttctagtaacttggtgatagtgactagagaactctgccaatcactatcttatctggaagattaactcccacttgattcaagcgattgtagtattcagacattctgagcacatgctcactagctgagcaattctcctccatcttgtaggcaaagtactgtcagaggtctcatacctctcgacacgggcatgagtatgaaatactaatttcaactcttggaacatctcatatgctccgtggcatttcaaaaaaacgtctttgaagccccgattctaagccttaaagcatggtgcactaaactatcaagtagtcatcatatcgagcttgccaaatgttcataacgtctgcagtTTCTCTTGCAattggtctgtcacctagtggtgcatcaaggacataattcttctgtgcagcaatgaggataatcctcagatcacggatccaatccgtatctttgctactaacatctttcaacttagttttctctaggaacatatcaaaaaaaaaacatgggagctaaacgcgagcaattgatctacaacatagatatgctaatactaccaggactaagttcatgataaattaaagttcaattaatcatattacttaagaactcccacttagatagacatccctctaatcctctaagtgataacgtgatccaaatcaactaaaccatgtccgatcatcacgtgagatggagtagtttcaatggtgaacatcactatgttgatcatatctactatatgattcaccctcgacctttcggtctcagtgttccgaggccatatctgttatatgctaggctcgtcaagtttaacctgagtattccgcgtgtgcaactattttgcacccgttgtatttgaacgtagagcctatcacacccgatcatcacgtggtgtctcagcacgaagaactttcgcaatgatgcatactcagggagaacacttataccttgaaatttagtgagagatcatcttataatgctactgtcgatctaagcaaaataagatgcataaaagataaacatcacatgcaatcaatataagtgatatgatatggccatcatcatcttgtgcttgtgatctccatctctgaagcaccgtcatgatcaccatcgtcaccggcgcgacaccttgatctccatcgtagcatcgttgtcgtctcgccaactattgcttctacgactatcgctaccgcttagtgataaagtaaagcattacagggcgattgcattgcatacaataaagcgataaccatatggctcctgccaattgccgataactcggttacaaaacatgatcatctcatacaataaaatatagcatcatgtcttgaccatatcacatcacaacatgccctgcaaaaacaagttagacgtcctctactttgttgttgcaagttttacgtggctgctacgggcttagcaagaaccattcttacctacgcatcaaaaccacaacgatagttcgtcaagttagtgctgttttaaccttctcaaggaccgggcgtagccacactcggttcaactaaagttggagaaactgacaccccccagccacctgtgtgcaaagcacgtcggtagaaccagtctcgcgtaagcgtacgcgtaatgtcggtccgggctgcttcatccaacaataccgccgaaccaaagtatgacatgctggtaagcagtatgacttgtatcgcccacaactcacttgtgttctactcgtgcatataacatctacgcataaaacctggctcggatgccactgttggggaacgtagtaatttcaaaaaaattcctacgcacacacaggatcatggtgatgcatagcaacgagaggggagagtgttgtctacgtaccctctagaccgaaagcggaagcgttatatcaacgcggttgatgtagtcgtacgtcttcacgatccgaccgatccaagtaccgaaagcacggcacctccgagttctgcacacgttcggctcggtgacgtcctcgccttctcgatccagcaagaggggcgaagtagtagatgagttccggcagcacgacggcgtggtgacggtgttggtgaagaacaatcttcgcagggcttcgcctaagcactacgaaaactatgacggaggataaactagaggagacggggttgccggcacacggcttggtgtttcttgatgtgtcttgggtgctagccctacccctctatttataggttgagccttggggtcgaaacttggagtaaaagcctccacaaagtcggtttcacccgaaaggcaagagtccttctcggactccagggccagacgccagggttcccggcgtctggacccagacgccagggaccctggcgtctggcccctggactccgcaaaacttccttttgcactttccaaaaacctcgtgggcttcctatttgctatcgagggtgGTGGAGATGTTGCTCGGAGCAGCATTCGGGTCTTCAGGATGGATGTGCACTGGCTTTGTCTCCCCTGCCGACTGGAAAGCAGATTCTGTAGTCGGCTTCTTGGACTTCAACAACTCGCTTGTGTCCACCGCTTTCTTGTATTCGTCCAGTTCGGCCATCGCCATCTGCTCATTAGCAATCTAGGAGCCCTTCTAGAGGTACTCTTCGGCCAACTTCCGATTGCCTGTGATGGTGATCACGCCTTTCGGCcctggcatcttaagcttaagatacaCGTAACATGGACGGGCCATAAAACGTGCGTAGGCAGGCCTACCCAGGATGGCGTGATAACTGCTTCGGAAGTCCGCCACCTCGAAAGTCAGTCGTTCCTTTCGGAAGTTCTTCTCCTCGCTGAACACGACATCGAGGGCAATCTGGCCAAGTGATTTGGCCTTCTTCCCAGGGATTACCCCGTGGAACTGCATGTTCCTCTTGCTGAGCCAGGTCATCGGGATTCCCAACGATTCCAATGTGGCGGCATAAATGATATTAAGCCCGCTGCCGCTGTCCATTAGGACTTTGCGCAGTCGGACTCCTCTCACAACAGGATCTACCACCAAGGCATGCCGCCCCGGGGTCGGTATGTGGGCCGAGTGATCCGACTAATCAAAGGTTACTGGCGTCTTGGCCCAGTCGAGAAATTTGGTGACAGTCGGAACTGCCATGTTGACCTCTCGGTTGATGACTTTGAGGTGACCCTTGCTCTCGATGTCGGCAAAGATCATCAAGATGTTCTCGACATTGGGGTACCCAGAAGTACCCTTGGCTCCATCATCGTCATCTTCATCCTTGTCTCCAGAGGAATCTTGCCGCATCTCTTGCTTCAGGAGTCGACACTCCCGAGTGGTGTGTTTGGGAAAAATTAaattaccctcctcatctttaTTCGTATGGATCTGGCAAGGTTGGTCGAGGATGTTGCTCTTCATGGTGACTTGCTTTTTCCCTTTCCAATCTTTCTTCTACTTTTGGGAGCTCTTTTTGCCTTGGCCGGCCAGAGCCGCGGCCTCGGCGCTCCCTTCGGTATCTGCTTTCCGCTTGTGCTTCTTGCCCTTGTTCTCTGACTAATGCGCGTCGCCTGCTCGGCTCTTGCCGCTCCTCAGTCGGTCTTCCTCTTCACCATTGGCATACCGGTTGGCTATCTCCATAGCTCGACTGAGAGTCGGGGTCTCAGTTCGGCCAAACTTCATGTTCAGCTCCCGGTACCTAACTCCGGCCTTGAAAGCACAGATTACCTGGTGCTCGGTGACGTTCTCCACCATATTGTGCAAGGTGGTCCACCGCTGAATAAACTCTCGGAGAGTCTCATTCAGCTTTTGCACACAGTGTTGCAGCTCGGTTAGGCCACCCGGTCTCTTGTATGTGCCTTCAAAAGTCTTGATGAATACCCTCGCCAGGTCATCCCAACAGAATACTCTGCCTGGCGGGAGCTGAGTAAGCCAAGCCCGAGCGGAGCCTTCCAGCATCAGCCGCAAATGCTTCATGGCCACATTGTCATTGCCGTTGTCGATCTGGAAGGCCACTCGATAATCTTCTAGCCATATCCCAGGCTTGGACTCGCCAGTGAATTTGCCAATCCCCGTGGCCAACCTGAAGTTGTTGGGAATCTCAGCCGCTCATATGTAACGGCTGAAGCACTCGGGACCTGATGGTACGGTACCACTCGGTACGGTGTGATCTTGGCCTTCTCGCAAGGCCCGGCCTCTGTCGACCAGGTTCTGAGCGAGAACTGATCTCGCGTTGAACAACGGGTCTCGAGTGTCTCTTGATGGACAAGAAGGACTCAGCCTGCGATCGCTGCTGTGTGTCCGTCTGTCGTCGTAGGGCTAGCGCCCGTACGCGACATCCCGTGGTGGAGGCATCAGGGCACGATCGTAGTTGTCTTCATGCTGGGGCGACACAACTTGATCGCGCCTCCGATCTTCATGATGATCTCTGGAGGAAGAAGTGGCTCGGCGCCTGGCCGAGCCAAGTGGGCTATGAGCCAACTGGACGGCCTCCGCATGCATGGATGCGCCATGGATCCGGTCTCCGGACTGGGGCACGGCCGCATTCTGCGATAGCGCCGTCTTGAGGAGCACCTGGATCTGACAAATCCCTTCTCCAGCTAAAGAACCAGAGGGCTGAATGGAATCGACGATCCGAGTGGCGGCTGCTAAATTTTGAAGTGGAGTACTGAGGACTTGATACTTATGAGGTTGGTCACTCGAGTAGAGCCGGCGTTTGTGTCGACTCGAACTGGGTTGATGGTGCTCGCATTCATCCAGTTCCCTTTGAAGTCGTTCAAGGCGATCCTGCTCGACCAGAGTGTCCAAGCGAGCCGACTCCATGGCTATCACCTCGGGAGTCGTCCCGGTGACCGGAGTGTTTAGGAGCTGGTCGTTCCTACGACGGAGCTCGTCCCGCTGCTCCCGGGTGAGAGCCTGAGGGACATACGGctcgtggcccggcaagccaccgTTGGTGTTGATGTGGGACATACCTGCACGGCCGTCTTTGGGCTCCGTGTAACCTGGGGGTACGCGGTGCTCAGAGTTATCCGCCATGAGAATCTCAGCGGTTGACTCGATGCTCTCGGATTCAGACTCCTCTGAGGAATCAGCAAGCGATCCGTTAGAGAGGTTGAGGGCGGGCTCGTCGAACTCGAGAGCCGCCACTTGTTCTACCGCTTCCTGGGTGGCAACAGCGTGCTTGATCCAGTGTTGCAGCCGCGAGCTCCCGGAGCGTTTGTGACGACGCGCAATGGTGGGGTACACTACCACTCGGTACGGGGCCGAGGGCTGTCGGAGAAGGACCCCGTAGGAGGAAGCACGGAAGTGTGTCGCGCCACGGACGGGCAATGCCTCCATGTCCAGCGGGGCCTCGCGTAGCCACCCCAAGTCATCGGCGATGAAGGAGATCCTCCCGAAACGGATTTCGCCGCCGACTGACATGATGATGAAGAAATCCACCTACACCGTGAAACTTTGCTAGATGCCTAGCCCCatgatgggcgccaactgtcgggGTTACGATCCTAACAATGAGTACTAGGGGTACGAATAAGGGGCAGAGACTAGATACGACACACGTGTAACACTCGGTGTTTAACGAGTTCAGGCCCCTCACTCGGTGGAGGTAAAATCCCAACATCTCGTGCCCCGAGGCTTGCTTTGATTTGATGGGTATAGTTACAGAGATTGAACGTGTCCGGCTATGGAGAGGGGtgcggcttatatagagtgcgcagCAGCCCCATGTCTCCCACGCCGTCGAGGCTATTAATGTCATTGAATGAGACAATTACTAGTGTAATGAGCCTCTACTACAGCAGTTACAGGTAACGGTAGCTATAACTCTATTTAGTGGATGACTTAGGATTCCTCGACCATTGCAGCTCCCACGACATCCTCTTGTCCTGTGCGTCTGAGTGGTGGTCCGTCCGCCGAGTGATGCATGATCATCCGAGTGCCGCAGAACCGTCCGAGTGAACCTCCTGAGGTATTCATCCAAATGCAGGCATGGTCCAGGGACCTACCTATGATGGTGGTGGGCCCTATGTGGGTCCCAAATGATGGGTCCTTGACCCTACCTATAATAGGTGACCGCATCACAAGCCACATAGACATCGACCTAATAAAACTAAAAAGACAGCAGACCGGTAGCCTTTGCACAAAGGAACACCAGCCAAGAATTTTTTTTACAATCAAGACCGAAGAATCCCCTCAGTTTGACAACAACGCCCGTGAGCTATCTCCGGCATCACCACAACATCACCAATGAAAAAAATGATGGATCACCTCTCACCAGAGCTCGACGCGCCCAATCACTGATATACAGCTTCGCGGACCTACACGGTGGCTCACCGAAGGCGAGTCATTGTCGTTGAACGCCTCAAACTAGGGCAAGACCTCGGACACGCCATCAAACTCTAGATCTGGAACCCCCACACAACTAAGACGACGGAGGAGGAAATCATAACTGCCAACCATGAATCCATCACACGATTCACCATCTTCCATATACCGATGATGTAGACCAcatgaaaggatcgagaagaggtgtctagaggggggtgaatagactcttaacaataaaagttgcagtttttaaattCCTTAAGTTGGAGTGGAATTTTAGCACAGGTTCACACATTTACAATACATGTCAAGCAAGCATgataagagtatatgagcagcggaaagtaaagcatgcaagttgcaagaatgtaaagggatgggattggagtgtgcaaacgcaatttggagacacgaagatgttttatccgtggttccgataggtggtgctatcgcaTCCACGTtaatggagacttcaacccacgaagggtaacagttgcgcgactccacggagggctccacccacgaagggtccgtGAAGAatcaaccttgtctatcccaccatggtcgtcgcccacgaagggcttgcctcactcgggtagatcttcacgaagtaggcgatctccttgcccttacaaactccttggttcaactccacaatcttgacgg
The Aegilops tauschii subsp. strangulata cultivar AL8/78 chromosome 3, Aet v6.0, whole genome shotgun sequence genome window above contains:
- the LOC109758671 gene encoding uncharacterized protein, whose translation is MDSGSGLNIIYAATLESLGIPMTWLSKRNMQFHGVIPGKKAKSLGQIALDVVFSEEKNFRKERLTFEVADFRSSYHAILGRPAYARFMARPCYVYLKLKMPGPKGVITITGNRKLAEEYL